A portion of the Maylandia zebra isolate NMK-2024a linkage group LG9, Mzebra_GT3a, whole genome shotgun sequence genome contains these proteins:
- the LOC143420489 gene encoding uncharacterized protein LOC143420489, with translation MSSTQKDQHGPRSQRSQEADKPHRRKREKKNTCDECGKDFTWKFKLKQHQLIHTGERPFSCDLCGKSFSWKNALKTHQVVHSGVKAYSCDQCGRAFTRSSNLQSHLVTHSGVKAYSCDICGKTFSQLWSRNIHVRIHSGEDVYWCDQCGKYFTTDAHLQRHMFTHTEERPYQCDLCEKTFKTPQYLRQHQQIHTRKRLYKCSYCEKQSDTDGSTSQPCHRCGGGKDFRCDICGKTFSQQAGLKIHQRKHTGDKLKYCKECGRSFPTSAELKQHELFHSGVKKHLCDQCGSSFTTAGNLKRHKRVHTGAKPYKCRHCDKSFSQSGSRNEHELTHMEGNYSCEQCDKSFCNLSSYSAHKRSHVTNKLFHCYHCAKTFTSSSALCKHQRDHAGLKSFPSQDQSDSEERETSSGFRVQLKTLEIRLHRAQVGSP, from the exons atgagctcaacacagaag gaccaacatggaccgagaagtcagcgctctcaggaggccgacaaacctcacagaagaaagagagagaaaaaaaacacctgtgacgagtgtgggaaggattttacCTGGAAGTTTAAACTAAAGCAACATCagctcatccacactggagagagaccgttcagctgtgacttgtgtggaaagtcgtTTTCCTGGAAGAATGCCCTGAAAACACACCAAgtcgtccacagtggagttaaagcttacagctgtgatcagtgtggcagagcttttactcgaagtagcaacttacagagtcatctagttacccactctggagttaaggcatacagctgtgacatctgtggaaaaactttcagccagctATGGAGCCGAAATATACACGTACGCATTCACTCCGGAGAAGATGTGTACTGGTGTGATCAGTGTGgtaaatactttacaacagacgcacacttacaacgccacatgtttacccacactgaggagagaccttatcaatgtgacctgtgtgagaagacttttaaaactccacagtacctgagacaacaccaacagatccacaccagaaagagactctacaagtgcagttactgtgag aagcagagcgacacagatggatccacttctcaaccctgtcatcgctgtggtggtgggaaagactttcgttgtgacatctgtggaaaaactttcagtcagcaagccggcctaaaaatacatcaacgtaaacacactggagacaaactgaaatactgcaaagaatgtgggagaagcttccccaCATCAGCtgagttaaaacaacatgaactctttcacagtggggtcaaaaagcacctctgtgatcagtgtgggtcatccttcaccactgcaggtaaccttaaaagacacaaacgagtccacacaggagcgaaaccatacaagtgcagacactgtgacaaaagcttctcacagtcaggtaGTCGTAACGAGCATGAActtacacacatggaaggaaactacagctgtgagcagtgtgacaagagcttctgtaatctcagttcatactctgcacacaaacgatcccacgttactaataaactgtttcactgttaccactgtgccaaaacattcacttcatcatctgctctgtgcaaacatcagcgcgatcacgcAGGGCTGAAATCGTTCCCATCACAGGATCAGAGTGActctgaagagagagaaacatccTCTGGTTTCAGAGTCCAACTTAAAACCctggagatcaggctccacagagctCAGGTCGGCTCTCCTTAA